A DNA window from Chiroxiphia lanceolata isolate bChiLan1 chromosome 6, bChiLan1.pri, whole genome shotgun sequence contains the following coding sequences:
- the CHAC1 gene encoding glutathione-specific gamma-glutamylcyclotransferase 1 — protein MKRDPQRPEERPEPPRPLLSPCSSSSPSGQADGAGLTAPVWIFGYGSLVWRPGFEFTSRKVGFIRGYSRRFWQGDTFHRGSEKMPGRVVTLLEDCGACTWGVAYEVRGEQVAASLQYLNVREAVLGGYDTKFVEFYPQEKDAEEPILALVYIATPQNPSYLGPASEEEIAAQIIVSSGCAGHNIEYLLRLADFMRYFCPQAEDKHLFSIEEALTSILPCLYYTEESLEETASVPQKSKG, from the exons ATGAAGCGCGACCCGCAGCGTCCCGAGGAgcgcccggagccgccgcggccgctcctgtccccctgctcctcctcctcgccctcGGGGCAGGCGGACGGAGCGGGGCTGACGGCGCCCGTGTGGATCTTCGGGTACGGCTCGCTGGTGTGGAGGCCGGGCTTCGAGTTCACGTCGCGCAAGGTGGGCTTCATCCGCGGGTACAGCCGCCGCTTCTGGCAGGGTGACACCTTCCACCGCGGCAGCGAGAAGATG CCCGGCCGGGTGGTGACGCTGCTGGAGGATTGCGGG GCATGCACATGGGGTGTAGCCTATGAAGTCCGTGGGGAACAAGTTGCTGCATCGCTTCAGTATCTCAACGTGCGAGAAGCTGTCCTGGGAGGCTATGACACTAAGTTTGTGGAGTTCTACCCTCAAGAGAAAGATGCAGAGGAACCCATTCTGGCTCTTGTTTACATTGCAACACCCCAGAATCCTTCTTACCTTGGCCCAGCATCTGAAGAGGAGATTGCAGCTCAAATCATTGTCTCAAGTGGTTGTGCTGGTCATAACATTGAGTACTTGCTGAGACTGGCAGACTTTATGCGTTACTTTTGTCCTCAAGCAGAGGATAAACATCTCTTCTCCATTGAGGAGGCTCTTACTTCCATCCTTCCATGTCTATACTACACAGAGGAGTCTCTAGAAGAAACTGCAAGTGTCCCTCAGAAGTCTAAGGGTtga